In Agarivorans gilvus, one genomic interval encodes:
- the dapF gene encoding diaminopimelate epimerase, whose amino-acid sequence MLVNFTKMHGLGNDFVVIDNVTQNVFFNQEVISRLADRNFGIGFDQFLVVEPPYDPELDFHYRIFNADGSEVEQCGNGARCFARFVVNKGLTNKRSIGVSTKSGKIVLHVENDGQVTVNMGVPIFEPSKIPFRAKKAEKTYILRDGEQTVFAGVVSMGNPHCVIEVDDISQAPLETVGKRLENHERFPQKVNVGFSQIIDPKHIKLRVFERGVGETLACGTGACAAMVVGRQQGKLDETVNVDLPGGRLRIQWEGEGKPVKMTGPATIVFDGQVHI is encoded by the coding sequence ATGCTGGTTAACTTTACAAAAATGCATGGCTTGGGAAATGATTTTGTGGTGATCGACAATGTCACCCAAAATGTGTTTTTCAATCAAGAAGTGATCAGCCGCTTGGCTGACCGCAACTTCGGCATTGGTTTCGATCAGTTTTTGGTGGTAGAGCCACCTTATGATCCTGAATTAGACTTTCACTATCGGATATTTAATGCCGATGGCAGTGAAGTAGAACAATGTGGTAATGGTGCCCGTTGTTTTGCCCGTTTTGTGGTAAACAAGGGCCTGACCAACAAACGCAGCATTGGGGTCAGCACCAAGTCCGGCAAAATTGTACTGCACGTAGAGAATGACGGCCAAGTAACGGTGAATATGGGCGTGCCGATTTTTGAGCCAAGCAAGATCCCCTTCCGTGCTAAAAAGGCCGAAAAAACTTACATCTTACGCGATGGTGAGCAAACAGTGTTTGCAGGAGTGGTGTCGATGGGGAATCCCCATTGCGTGATTGAGGTGGATGATATTAGCCAAGCTCCGCTAGAAACCGTGGGTAAACGTTTAGAGAATCATGAGCGCTTTCCACAAAAAGTGAATGTAGGCTTTAGCCAAATTATCGACCCTAAGCATATTAAATTGCGGGTCTTTGAGCGTGGCGTGGGTGAAACGCTGGCCTGTGGCACCGGTGCTTGTGCCGCGATGGTGGTGGGACGCCAACAGGGCAAATTAGATGAGACGGTAAACGTTGATTTGCCCGGTGGACGCTTACGTATTCAATGGGAAGGGGAAGGCAAACCGGTGAAAATGACCGGACCGGCAACCATAGTGTTTGATGGACAGGTACATATATGA
- a CDS encoding DUF484 family protein: MSDFDLSQPLLIDETLVLEFLLDNPDFFMRHPQLIKQLRLPHKEKGAVSLVELQVQRLRDKVLSLEQEITDLMTVASLNERIYHVYVDLLPDLMACDSFAELQHRLSRALVDDLGVACVSLRLNQQHFDLSELSPEFALEQEQIERIRVTRLSHQPHYFGRMTKGELELLFNDIDGLASVALMPLGHNAELGFFVAASHDADHYVAGMDSLLLTQLCQVIGSLMQRLVPVQEQRCG, from the coding sequence ATGAGTGATTTTGATCTCTCCCAGCCTTTGCTGATTGATGAAACTCTGGTGTTAGAATTCCTGTTGGATAATCCAGATTTCTTCATGCGTCATCCGCAGTTGATTAAACAGCTGCGCTTACCCCACAAAGAGAAGGGAGCGGTATCTTTAGTGGAGCTGCAAGTACAGCGGCTGCGCGATAAGGTACTGAGCTTGGAACAGGAAATTACCGACCTAATGACGGTGGCTAGCCTGAACGAGCGGATCTATCACGTCTATGTTGACCTCTTGCCAGACTTAATGGCCTGCGACTCTTTTGCCGAATTACAACACCGCTTAAGCCGTGCCTTGGTAGATGATTTGGGCGTGGCTTGTGTCTCTTTACGTTTAAACCAGCAGCACTTTGATTTAAGCGAGTTATCGCCCGAGTTTGCTTTAGAGCAAGAGCAAATCGAGCGAATTCGAGTGACCCGCTTAAGCCATCAGCCGCATTATTTTGGTCGCATGACCAAGGGTGAGCTGGAGCTGTTATTTAATGATATCGACGGCTTGGCATCGGTGGCGTTAATGCCCTTAGGCCATAATGCTGAGCTGGGATTTTTTGTGGCGGCCAGCCACGATGCCGACCATTATGTGGCGGGCATGGATAGCTTATTGCTTACCCAGCTTTGCCAAGTCATCGGCAGTTTGATGCAACGTTTAGTGCCAGTACAAGAGCAACGCTGCGGTTGA
- the xerC gene encoding tyrosine recombinase XerC, whose protein sequence is MQQQIELFLHHLEVERRYGPATISAYQRSLLEQSKLFAQLGCDSWQQVDSDRVRTLLLKLKSRGLSARSMANKLSALRSFFHYLVQQQIVSFNPVVGVSAPKQAKPLPKNLDVDALNQLLSMPNDDLLSCRDLAMMELLYASGMRLAELVALNVNDVDFAQRQVIVTGKGNKQRWLPFGSKAEQALKQWLKQRRLLVMDEDEPALFVSSRQQRISHRSVQKRLQHWAKQMHLSSTLHPHKLRHSFATHLLESSGDLRVVQELLGHANLATTQVYTHLDFAHLASSYDAAHPRAKRKP, encoded by the coding sequence ATGCAGCAGCAGATAGAGTTATTCCTACATCACCTCGAAGTAGAGCGCCGCTATGGTCCGGCGACCATTAGTGCCTATCAGCGCAGTTTATTAGAACAAAGCAAGCTGTTCGCCCAATTGGGTTGCGACAGCTGGCAACAGGTAGACAGTGACCGAGTAAGAACGCTGTTACTGAAACTGAAAAGCCGCGGTTTATCGGCCCGTTCCATGGCCAACAAGTTATCGGCTCTGCGCAGTTTTTTTCATTACCTAGTGCAGCAGCAAATCGTCAGCTTTAACCCGGTGGTGGGCGTATCTGCACCCAAGCAAGCTAAACCTTTACCAAAAAACCTCGATGTTGACGCGCTGAATCAGTTGTTGTCTATGCCCAATGATGACTTACTGAGTTGTCGCGACTTAGCGATGATGGAGCTATTGTATGCCAGTGGTATGCGTTTGGCTGAATTGGTGGCACTGAATGTCAACGATGTGGATTTCGCCCAGCGGCAAGTGATTGTCACCGGTAAAGGTAATAAGCAGCGTTGGCTGCCCTTTGGTAGCAAGGCCGAGCAAGCCTTGAAACAATGGCTGAAACAGCGCCGTTTGTTGGTGATGGACGAAGACGAGCCAGCATTATTTGTCAGTAGTCGCCAGCAGCGAATTAGCCATCGCTCGGTGCAAAAACGCTTGCAACACTGGGCTAAGCAGATGCACCTTTCTAGCACTCTTCACCCGCATAAGCTACGCCACTCCTTCGCCACTCACCTATTAGAAAGCAGCGGCGACTTACGGGTGGTGCAAGAGCTATTAGGACACGCGAATTTGGCCACCACCCAAGTTTATACCCATCTTGATTTTGCTCATTTAGCCAGCTCTTACGATGCGGCCCACCCTAGAGCAAAACGCAAACCTTAA
- a CDS encoding HAD-IA family hydrolase, which produces MIFYRSWSPVQALSFDLDDTLYDNHRYIQGAEQWLMDYLKSEVHATSHLGPKQWQAYKRKVLKLHPELRGDVSACRKAWLRLAFVEHGIAPEQASQLAASIFEQFIAVRSDFTVPEASLCLLKQLATRYRLLAITNGNVDIQRIGLAGIFELELKAGGEFKAKPEPSMYLHASQIMGLAPQQIAHVGDHCITDVAGAIKAGYRSIWLNQDGQQARQLQSLPDIEISQLAQLQHLL; this is translated from the coding sequence ATGATTTTTTATCGAAGTTGGTCGCCGGTTCAGGCTTTGTCTTTTGATTTAGACGATACCCTTTACGATAACCATCGTTACATACAAGGTGCTGAACAATGGTTAATGGATTACTTGAAATCCGAAGTGCATGCCACCTCCCATCTCGGCCCTAAGCAATGGCAGGCTTATAAGCGTAAAGTATTGAAGTTGCACCCAGAGTTGCGTGGCGATGTGAGTGCTTGCCGTAAGGCTTGGTTGCGCCTAGCCTTTGTTGAACATGGCATCGCGCCTGAGCAAGCAAGCCAATTAGCTGCCTCTATCTTTGAACAGTTTATTGCAGTACGCAGTGACTTCACGGTTCCAGAGGCTAGCTTGTGTTTACTTAAACAACTGGCTACGCGTTACCGCTTACTGGCGATTACTAATGGCAATGTGGACATTCAGCGAATTGGTTTGGCGGGTATTTTTGAACTCGAGCTTAAAGCCGGTGGCGAGTTTAAAGCCAAACCTGAGCCTAGTATGTATCTGCACGCCAGCCAAATTATGGGGCTTGCCCCTCAGCAAATCGCCCATGTGGGCGACCACTGTATTACCGATGTTGCTGGCGCAATTAAAGCAGGCTATCGCTCGATTTGGCTGAATCAAGATGGTCAACAAGCGCGCCAGCTACAAAGCCTACCGGATATTGAAATTAGCCAACTGGCACAACTGCAACACCTGTTATAA
- the uvrD gene encoding DNA helicase II: MDISELLDGLNDKQREAVAAPPSNMLLLAGAGSGKTRVLVHRIAWLMQVENVSPTSILSVTFTNKAAAEMRSRVEKLVGSRFQGMWMGTFHSLAHRLLRAHYRDAGLPEDFQIIDSDDQYRLLRRLIKAMNLDEKQWPAKQVQWYINARKDEGQRAEHVDYSHNPIERKQLEIYQAYQQACDRSGLVDFAELLLRAHELWLKKPQVLQHYQQRFRHILVDEFQDTNTIQYAWLRMLVTEHNNITIVGDDDQSIYGWRGAKIENIQSFELDVPKVNTIRLEQNYRSSANILKASNQLIENNQGRMGKSLWTDDKEGELISVYTAFNDIDEARFVVARIQQRVEQQGASLSDCAILYRNNAQSRVLEEALMQERLAYRIYGGLRFFERQEIKDALAYLRLISNPHDDASFERVVNTPTRGIGQRTIDLLRQAAREQQLSLWQAVEHCLQHNALSGRAANAVKNFVQLIEQLKLQTQDMALGEQSDYVIKGSGLLAMYQAEKGEKAQARVENLDELVTATQQFTQMEQDQELSPLVAFLSHAALEAGDNQAEADEAAVQLMTLHSAKGLEFPVVFLVGVEEGMFPSQQSAEESGRLEEERRLCYVGMTRAMEKLYLCHAESRRLWGKEVFHPPSRFLRELPSDCLEEVRLNTTVSRPLQQGRFSSQVQQAAFDDSGFSLGQRVSHPKFGAGIVLNYEGSGQQSRVQVQFEEAGAKWLVLAYARLAAI; the protein is encoded by the coding sequence ATGGATATTTCTGAGCTGTTAGACGGTCTTAATGATAAGCAACGCGAAGCAGTAGCTGCGCCCCCCAGTAATATGTTGTTATTAGCCGGTGCAGGCAGCGGTAAAACACGGGTATTGGTGCACCGCATTGCGTGGTTGATGCAGGTAGAAAACGTCTCTCCGACTTCAATTTTGTCGGTAACCTTTACCAACAAGGCCGCAGCTGAGATGCGCTCGCGTGTTGAAAAGTTAGTCGGCAGTCGCTTTCAGGGCATGTGGATGGGCACCTTTCACTCCTTGGCTCACCGCTTACTGCGCGCTCACTATCGCGATGCAGGCTTGCCGGAAGACTTTCAAATCATCGATTCTGACGATCAATACCGCTTATTGCGGCGCTTGATTAAAGCCATGAATCTGGATGAGAAGCAATGGCCGGCTAAGCAAGTGCAGTGGTATATCAATGCTCGCAAAGACGAAGGCCAACGCGCCGAACACGTTGACTATAGCCATAACCCGATTGAGCGTAAGCAGTTAGAGATTTACCAGGCCTATCAACAAGCCTGTGACCGCTCCGGTTTGGTTGATTTCGCCGAGTTATTGCTAAGAGCACACGAACTATGGTTGAAGAAACCGCAGGTTCTGCAGCACTATCAGCAGCGTTTTCGCCATATTTTGGTGGACGAATTTCAAGATACCAACACCATTCAATATGCCTGGTTACGGATGCTGGTCACCGAGCATAACAACATTACCATTGTGGGTGACGATGACCAGTCTATCTATGGCTGGCGTGGCGCTAAAATTGAAAATATTCAAAGTTTTGAGTTAGATGTGCCCAAGGTTAATACCATCCGTTTAGAACAAAACTACCGTAGTAGCGCCAACATTCTTAAAGCCTCTAACCAGTTGATTGAAAATAATCAGGGGCGCATGGGTAAGAGTCTGTGGACCGATGACAAAGAAGGTGAGTTGATCTCGGTGTATACCGCCTTCAACGATATTGATGAGGCACGTTTCGTGGTGGCGCGGATCCAACAACGGGTGGAGCAGCAGGGGGCGAGCCTTTCGGACTGCGCCATCTTATATCGAAATAACGCTCAATCGCGGGTATTGGAAGAAGCCCTTATGCAGGAGCGCCTAGCCTATCGTATCTATGGCGGTTTGCGCTTCTTCGAACGTCAAGAAATTAAAGATGCCTTGGCTTATTTGCGCTTAATTAGTAATCCTCATGATGACGCTTCCTTTGAGCGGGTGGTGAATACTCCCACTCGTGGCATAGGCCAACGAACCATAGACTTATTGCGTCAGGCCGCTCGTGAGCAGCAGCTGAGTTTATGGCAAGCGGTGGAGCATTGCCTACAGCACAATGCCTTGTCGGGGCGAGCCGCCAACGCGGTAAAGAATTTTGTTCAGCTTATTGAACAGCTTAAATTACAAACCCAAGATATGGCGCTGGGCGAGCAGAGTGATTATGTGATTAAGGGCTCTGGCTTATTGGCCATGTACCAAGCGGAGAAAGGTGAAAAAGCGCAGGCGCGAGTAGAAAACCTCGACGAACTAGTCACCGCGACCCAGCAGTTTACTCAAATGGAGCAAGACCAAGAGCTCTCTCCATTGGTAGCATTTTTATCGCATGCGGCGCTAGAGGCCGGAGATAATCAGGCCGAAGCCGATGAAGCGGCGGTGCAGTTGATGACTTTACACAGCGCCAAAGGTTTGGAGTTCCCAGTGGTATTTTTGGTGGGAGTGGAAGAGGGCATGTTCCCTAGTCAGCAATCTGCCGAAGAGTCGGGCCGCTTAGAAGAAGAACGTCGCCTGTGTTATGTGGGCATGACTCGGGCCATGGAAAAACTCTATCTTTGTCACGCCGAAAGTCGCCGTTTATGGGGTAAAGAAGTGTTTCATCCGCCTTCACGCTTCTTACGGGAGCTACCCAGTGATTGCTTGGAAGAGGTGCGCTTAAATACCACGGTGAGCCGGCCGCTGCAGCAGGGGCGTTTTTCTTCACAAGTGCAGCAAGCCGCCTTTGATGACAGTGGTTTTAGCTTAGGCCAGCGGGTTTCTCATCCCAAGTTTGGTGCGGGCATCGTACTCAACTATGAGGGCTCTGGCCAGCAAAGCCGAGTACAGGTGCAGTTTGAAGAAGCCGGAGCCAAGTGGTTAGTTCTCGCTTATGCCCGCTTAGCGGCGATTTAA
- the rarD gene encoding EamA family transporter RarD translates to MPDQSAKHGVLFALAAYIMWGIAPIYFKSLSTVPAYEILAHRIVWSCVFVAGLLWLGKQWPAVAAVFKHPKQLATLSLTSLLIGVNWLVFIWSVNNDRLLDASLGYYINPLFNVVLGMLFLGERFRRAQWLAIGLALVGVMIQVISYGSLPWIALTLATSFGLYGLLRKKVNLASLPGLFVETLFLFPLAAAYLLFFASSSSSNLSSNSTSLNLLLLSAGIVTTLPLLCFAAAAIRLRLSTIGFFQYIGPSLMFVLATSLFGESLSPVKLLTFAFIWLGLMVFTWDAWRNQRQLRAAAQVKAAR, encoded by the coding sequence ATGCCTGACCAATCTGCAAAGCATGGTGTTTTATTTGCCCTTGCTGCCTATATTATGTGGGGAATTGCCCCAATCTATTTTAAAAGTTTAAGCACGGTTCCGGCTTATGAAATTTTGGCTCACCGCATCGTCTGGTCCTGCGTTTTTGTTGCCGGTTTATTATGGCTCGGCAAACAATGGCCGGCGGTAGCGGCGGTATTCAAACACCCCAAACAATTAGCGACCTTAAGCCTAACCTCGCTACTCATCGGCGTTAACTGGCTGGTATTTATTTGGTCGGTGAACAACGACCGATTACTCGATGCCAGCTTGGGTTATTACATCAATCCACTATTTAATGTGGTCTTAGGTATGCTATTTCTTGGTGAGCGCTTTCGCCGTGCACAGTGGTTGGCAATTGGTCTCGCCTTGGTAGGGGTGATGATACAAGTGATTAGTTACGGTTCGCTGCCATGGATTGCGCTTACCTTAGCCACCAGCTTTGGCCTCTATGGGCTGTTACGCAAGAAGGTAAATCTAGCCTCTCTGCCCGGATTATTTGTCGAAACCTTGTTTCTATTCCCCTTGGCCGCCGCTTATTTATTGTTTTTTGCTAGCTCTAGCAGCAGCAACTTAAGCAGCAACAGCACCAGCTTAAACCTCTTACTACTCAGTGCAGGTATTGTTACCACGCTACCTTTACTGTGTTTTGCGGCCGCAGCGATACGTTTACGCTTATCCACCATTGGTTTCTTTCAGTACATCGGCCCATCATTGATGTTTGTTTTGGCCACCAGCTTATTTGGTGAAAGCTTAAGCCCAGTAAAACTGCTTACCTTCGCCTTTATTTGGTTGGGTTTAATGGTATTTACCTGGGATGCTTGGCGTAATCAGCGGCAGCTACGCGCCGCCGCACAAGTCAAAGCGGCGCGTTAA
- a CDS encoding thioesterase family protein yields the protein MTSPRQQKWRQAIADTFIQKMPFNQLLGIELVDYSATGVSLKLAMREELIGNPVHGILHGGVTATILDVAGGMTAAAAAVQRMEHLSSKELSQRLSKTGTIDLRIDYLRPGVGELFFASAEVIRSGNKVTVTRMELHNQAGTHIAFGTGTYLVG from the coding sequence ATGACCAGTCCACGACAGCAAAAATGGCGGCAAGCCATCGCCGATACCTTCATTCAAAAGATGCCCTTTAATCAGCTACTTGGGATTGAGTTAGTTGATTACAGCGCAACTGGGGTAAGCCTTAAGCTAGCAATGCGTGAGGAGCTGATAGGCAATCCAGTTCACGGTATACTGCATGGTGGTGTGACTGCGACCATTCTCGATGTAGCCGGAGGGATGACTGCCGCTGCGGCTGCGGTACAACGTATGGAGCATTTATCTAGCAAAGAGCTGTCCCAGCGCTTAAGTAAAACCGGCACTATCGACCTACGAATCGACTATCTTCGCCCCGGCGTAGGGGAATTATTCTTTGCCTCAGCTGAAGTGATCCGCTCAGGAAATAAAGTCACAGTAACACGCATGGAGCTGCATAATCAGGCAGGTACCCATATCGCCTTTGGTACCGGAACCTACCTAGTGGGTTAG
- the recQ gene encoding DNA helicase RecQ: protein MQRAQQVLQDVFGFAEFRTGQAEVIQRLLDNQDCLAIMPTGGGKSLCYQIPAIVKTGLTVVVSPLISLMKDQVDSLQRNGVNAAYLNSTLEREQQFQIYRRLQQGEIKLLYISPERLINGDLLARLAELNVAMFAIDEAHCISQWGHDFRPEYNALGCLKQHFPHLPLVALTATADDTTRQDILQRLNLTEAFTLVSSFDRPNIRYTLQEKYRPWQQLSDFVKRRREDSGIVYCSSRKRVEELAHKLSAEGIRSAAYHAGLPIAERQSVQEQFQRDEVEVVVATVAFGMGIDKPNVRYVFHYDIPRNIEAYYQETGRAGRDGTEAEAVLLYDPADANWLRRMIEENEDEQQRRVESHKFNAIVAFAEAQTCRRQVLLNYFGEYLATACGNCDVCLDPPKQYDGLQDAQKALSCVYRLGQRFGIGYVIEVLRGSMSQRILEQGHDKLSTHGIGKHASHEHWMSVLRQLIHLGLLQQNIARSSVLQLTEAARPFLKGELPLSLAVPRINTTKQSKKTANYGVYDKRLFALLRNLRKRLADEESVPPFVVFNDATLIEMAQQQPQTQHEMLAISGVGLKKLERYGYQFLALIDQYQA from the coding sequence ATGCAACGAGCCCAGCAAGTATTACAAGATGTCTTTGGTTTTGCCGAGTTCAGAACTGGGCAGGCGGAAGTCATTCAGCGACTGCTCGACAATCAAGACTGTTTGGCGATTATGCCCACCGGCGGTGGTAAGTCGTTGTGTTATCAGATCCCAGCCATCGTTAAAACGGGTTTAACTGTAGTGGTATCACCGCTGATTTCCTTGATGAAAGACCAAGTGGATAGCCTGCAGCGCAACGGAGTGAATGCCGCTTATCTTAATTCTACGCTAGAGCGTGAGCAGCAGTTTCAAATCTACCGTCGCCTGCAGCAGGGCGAAATTAAGCTGTTATATATTTCCCCGGAGCGCTTGATTAACGGTGATTTATTGGCCCGTTTGGCCGAACTCAATGTGGCTATGTTTGCCATAGACGAAGCCCATTGTATTTCCCAGTGGGGGCATGATTTTCGCCCTGAGTACAACGCTCTGGGTTGCCTCAAGCAACATTTTCCGCATTTGCCCTTGGTGGCACTCACCGCTACCGCCGACGATACCACTCGCCAAGATATCTTGCAGCGCTTGAATTTAACCGAAGCCTTCACCCTAGTCTCGAGCTTCGACAGGCCGAATATTCGCTATACCCTGCAGGAAAAATACCGGCCTTGGCAGCAGCTCAGTGATTTTGTTAAACGCCGCCGAGAAGACAGTGGCATCGTTTATTGCTCTAGCCGCAAGCGAGTTGAAGAATTGGCGCATAAGTTAAGTGCCGAAGGGATCCGCAGCGCCGCCTATCATGCAGGTTTGCCCATTGCCGAACGGCAATCAGTACAAGAGCAATTTCAGCGTGATGAGGTAGAAGTGGTGGTGGCTACGGTGGCCTTCGGTATGGGCATCGACAAACCCAATGTGCGGTATGTGTTTCACTACGACATTCCGCGTAACATCGAAGCTTATTATCAAGAAACTGGACGGGCCGGGCGCGATGGCACCGAGGCCGAAGCGGTATTACTTTACGACCCCGCTGATGCCAATTGGTTGCGGCGGATGATTGAAGAAAATGAAGACGAGCAGCAACGTCGCGTAGAAAGTCATAAATTTAATGCCATTGTGGCCTTTGCTGAAGCGCAAACTTGTCGTCGTCAGGTATTGTTGAATTACTTTGGCGAATATTTGGCTACCGCCTGTGGTAACTGCGATGTGTGTTTAGATCCGCCCAAGCAATACGATGGCTTGCAAGATGCGCAAAAAGCGCTGTCTTGCGTGTATCGTCTAGGTCAGCGTTTTGGCATTGGTTATGTTATTGAGGTCTTGCGTGGCAGCATGAGTCAGCGCATTCTAGAGCAAGGCCATGATAAGTTATCTACCCATGGAATTGGCAAACACGCCAGTCACGAGCATTGGATGAGTGTATTACGTCAGCTGATTCATTTGGGCTTGTTACAGCAAAACATCGCACGCAGTTCGGTGCTGCAGCTCACCGAAGCGGCCCGACCCTTTCTAAAAGGGGAGCTTCCACTGTCGCTTGCGGTACCGCGTATCAATACTACTAAACAAAGTAAAAAAACCGCTAATTATGGGGTGTACGATAAACGTTTGTTCGCTTTGCTGCGTAACTTAAGAAAGCGTTTAGCTGATGAAGAGTCGGTGCCTCCGTTTGTGGTATTCAATGATGCTACGCTAATAGAAATGGCTCAGCAGCAACCGCAAACCCAGCACGAAATGCTGGCGATTAGTGGTGTTGGCTTGAAAAAGCTAGAACGTTACGGTTATCAATTTTTAGCTTTAATCGATCAATACCAAGCTTAA
- a CDS encoding protein adenylyltransferase SelO produces the protein MEFVNRFAQALPELCHQQPPTPLSDPQLVIVSEAASQELDLKPDFIHTELAEITAGQRTLSGMQPVASVYAGHQFGGYSPQLGDGRALLLGEHKTAQGAHWELQLKGSGLTPFSRQGDGKAVLRSTIREFLASEAMAALGIATTRALSLSVGTGLVQRERMENEAMLLRMAPSHIRFGHFEYLYYQQQTQPLKRLIEFCLEHYFAECLSAENPVLAMLEQVVDSTALMIAQWQAEGFCHGVMNTDNMSILGLTIDYGPFGFLDDYKPAHICNHSDYYGRYAYNQQPAVGLWNLQRLAQALSDYVPSAQSEPLWMRYQQRINQHYQQLMLDKLGLTQWHSEDEALLAGLFQLMAEQGVDYQQSLRTLAQPLDSLAEQLSPAWQPWLKQYRQRCQDNQLNDKQRCVSIKQHVPLYVLRNYLAQQAIEQAEQGDFKELHALHQVLQRPYERQADAERFAAPPPAWGKCLEISCSS, from the coding sequence ATGGAATTTGTCAATCGCTTCGCTCAAGCCTTGCCCGAGCTGTGCCATCAGCAGCCACCTACGCCTTTAAGCGATCCTCAGTTAGTGATTGTGAGTGAGGCGGCCAGCCAAGAGCTCGACCTAAAGCCTGATTTTATTCACACCGAACTCGCGGAGATTACCGCGGGTCAGCGAACATTGTCGGGCATGCAGCCAGTGGCCAGTGTTTATGCTGGCCACCAATTTGGCGGTTATAGTCCGCAATTGGGTGACGGCAGAGCACTGCTGTTGGGCGAGCATAAAACCGCTCAAGGAGCGCATTGGGAGCTGCAACTTAAAGGCTCTGGCTTAACCCCTTTTTCTCGTCAAGGTGATGGTAAGGCGGTACTGCGCTCGACTATTCGTGAATTTTTAGCCAGCGAAGCGATGGCCGCTTTAGGTATTGCCACTACTCGCGCCTTAAGTCTATCGGTGGGTACGGGATTGGTGCAACGTGAGCGAATGGAAAACGAAGCGATGCTGTTACGTATGGCGCCCAGTCATATTCGCTTTGGTCATTTTGAATATCTTTACTACCAGCAACAGACCCAGCCCTTAAAGCGTTTGATCGAGTTTTGTTTAGAGCACTATTTTGCAGAGTGTTTAAGCGCTGAAAATCCGGTGTTAGCCATGCTAGAACAGGTGGTGGATAGCACCGCTCTAATGATCGCTCAATGGCAGGCCGAAGGTTTCTGTCATGGGGTGATGAATACCGACAATATGTCGATTTTAGGTTTAACCATCGATTATGGGCCCTTTGGCTTTTTGGATGACTATAAACCCGCGCATATTTGTAATCACAGCGATTACTATGGGCGTTATGCCTACAATCAACAGCCAGCAGTGGGCTTATGGAATTTGCAGCGTTTGGCTCAGGCCTTGTCTGACTATGTGCCGAGTGCTCAATCAGAACCCTTATGGATGCGTTATCAGCAACGGATTAATCAGCACTATCAACAGTTAATGCTAGACAAACTGGGGCTTACCCAGTGGCACAGCGAAGACGAAGCCTTACTGGCTGGCTTGTTCCAATTAATGGCCGAGCAGGGAGTCGATTATCAGCAAAGCTTGCGGACCCTAGCTCAACCCTTAGACAGCCTAGCTGAGCAGCTCAGTCCGGCTTGGCAACCTTGGCTAAAACAATATCGTCAGCGTTGCCAAGATAATCAGTTGAACGATAAGCAGCGCTGCGTGAGTATTAAGCAGCATGTACCACTTTATGTATTGCGTAACTATTTGGCTCAGCAAGCCATAGAACAAGCCGAACAAGGTGACTTTAAAGAGTTGCATGCCCTACATCAGGTATTGCAGCGCCCTTATGAACGCCAAGCTGATGCCGAGCGCTTTGCTGCGCCGCCACCTGCGTGGGGTAAATGCTTGGAGATCTCATGCAGCAGTTAG